The Helianthus annuus cultivar XRQ/B chromosome 15, HanXRQr2.0-SUNRISE, whole genome shotgun sequence genomic sequence taATCATATCTTTGTTGAAGATGAAGATATTCATTTCTTGCCGGCTGCCAGAAGTATCGATTATGTGAAAGAAAGTTTTATATCTGGATTGTCTGCAATCAATATTGGACCTGTTAAAGCATTCAATATTATGAAAACAATGTATGGTGGTTTTGGTGAAGTTGGTGCTAGTAAAGTTGATTGTAAGAATTATAGAAGGGATTTGAATCTTTACATCGGAGAGTATGATGCAGAAATGGTAGTTAGGCGTCTTATTAGGAAGAAAGAATGTTGTCCTGGTTTCacatgtgattatgttattggtgaagatagaagattgaaaGGGCTTTTCTAGGCTGATGAGCAATCAAAAACAAATTATATAGTGTTTGGTGACATATTTGGTTTTGATGCTACTTATAAATCAAACAAGTAAGTTTTTTTCATTTATTGCGTTATATATTCTATTGCGTTATATATCATGTTCTAATTTTTCTAAtgcttttttaatttgttttttatgCAGGTATGATTTGGTTTTTGTACGATTTACTGGTATTGATAATCATTTTAGGAATGTCACATTTGGTGGAGCGTTACTTGGTTCGGAGACTGCAGATTCTTATAGATGGCTTTTAAGGTGCTTTGTTAATGCTTTTGGAAGTGAGCCTAAAGTTGTTGTTACTGATCAAGATGCTGCAATGAATAGAGCTATTAAGGATGTACTTTCAAGAAGTAGGCATAGGTTATGTATGTGGCATATATGGGAGAAATTGAAGACAAAGGTATTAACTGCGTTTTATGATATAACAAACTGCaattttatattgttttattattgcGTTTTATGTATTATACAATAAGATCCCCAAACATTTTTATCAATAGAATTACAAAACAATTGCATTTTACCATCAATGCATTATGTTTATCATTTTCAATATATTGGGTTTTAAattattgcgttttatgtttAATAATTTTATTACTTTTTATTCAGGTTGGTCCTGTTTTGTCAGCAAACACTGATTTTAATACAAGAATGACTCATGTTGTTTGGAATGATACTATTATTCCAGAAGATTTTGAAACTGAGTGGCATTCAATAATGTCTACTTTTGGATTGGAAAATCATGAGTGGTTAAAAGATATGTACGATCTTCGATTTGATTGGATTCCTGCTTATTACCATGGAGAGGATTTGGCTGGTCTTATGCGTACTACGTCAAGATGTGAAAGTGAGAATTACTTCTTTGGTCAGATTTGCAATCCAAGATGTACACTTGTTGAATTTTTCACTCATTTTGAGACTGCAATGGATATTCAAAGGCATGAAGGAATGATCATGATACAAGGTATATTGAGTGTAAGCCCTGGAGTGACTTTGTATTGGAGAAACAAGCATCAGAAATATATACCAAAACAATTTTTAAGGATATTCAGATTGAAATTGATGCTGCCATTACAAAGTGTATGTCAAAGTCTCTTGACACTGTGGGTGATGTTCAATATTTTGAAATAAAGGATTTCAGACAGCCATGCACATCTTTTTTCAaggtattttttaaatttatattgttTTAAATATCTATTGCGTTTTATTTTTCCATCTTTTTTTGCGTTTTATCATTATATGATCATATAGTTATATctgtattatatttattattcatTGCGTTTTATATTACATTTCACTAATTTTATATAGCTTTTTAATCTTATTTACAGGTGCAATACAGCAAACAAGAAGATGGTTTAAGTATAAATTGTTCTTGCAAACGGTTTGAACAATTTGGTATATTGTGCCGCCATATATTTTACGTATTACGGTATGATGATAAAACTGAGTTTCCTAGAAGATATGTTCATAGAAGATGGATGAGAGATGTTGTTTCAGTTGGATCAAATCATTCCAATATTCGGTTTGATGAAATTGGTAGGAATAGTGAAATTgataaagtttatagagaaatcGTTGTTGCAAATGAGTATGTGGTTAATAGGCTGGTTGGCGATTTAGATGAGCTGTGTCGTTACAGGGAtcatattaaaagttatattgaTAAAGCGGATGAGGTTATGGTTGCTTCGCCGCCTCCTAGTCGCAAAGAAAGATTTGCTGATATTGGAGGGAACTTAGAAAAATCAGATTCTATGATTCGTGTCCCGATCAAAATAAGGACCAAAGGATGCGGTGTACAAAAAAGGATCAAGTCTAATCGTGAGATTGCAATTCAGAAATCATCAAAGATCCAGAAATCGTGTCGTGTATGTGGTGGAAAAGGACATAACAGTCGCACATGTAAAGATAAGGTTTCTTCTAATGCTATAGGTTCTAGCAATGCAATGTAATTATGTATACAAATTCTGCCAAAATCAGATatcaataagtaaaaaaaaaattttgtcaTTGCGTTTTATGATGTATAGGTTTCATCTCTTTTTATTACTGCGTTTTGTGATATCCTTCAtaaatatcagtttgttttgGTTAATTGCGTTTTATGATAACAACAATATATTGTTATTGCGTTTTATACATAGAACAATATACTTTAAATGGTATTTTtttgattattgcgttttatTGTAACACAGATCATAgatcaaattaaacaagaaatgcaAGTGGATATCATAAACATTGCATTTTATACATAGAACAATAAACTTTAAATTGTATTTtttgattattgcgttttatTGTAACACAGATCATAgatcaaattaaacaagaaatgatGACAACCCTAAGCTTCCATCAGGGATTTCCTAATCACTTATCAGCTTTTTTTGGTTAATTGCGTTTTATGATAACAGTATATTGTTATTCTGTTTTATACATAGAACAATATACTTTAAATGGTATTTtttgattattgcgttttatTATCACACAGATCATACAtaaaattaaacaagaaaatgcAAGTGGATATAATAAACATTGCGCTATATAGATGAAGATAGTTTTAAACAAAGATGATGTTTTCAAACcacaaaattaaataaaaattactaGCATGATCAGCTTCATGGATCCAAGTTTGTTTCTTCATCGGATGAGAACCCTAAGCTTCCATCAGGGATTTCCTCATCACTTTCAGATTCAACCCAAAGTTCAACCTGTGAGACTACTGCGTTTTGAAGCTTCTCTGCAAATTTGCTATCAGAGTTGTTGATGATTGGTATTTCAGATAACTGCTTCAAAAAATTTAGATCCTCACTGGTAGATATGTCCTTTGGGTCATACATCTCCACATCACCATCGTCCCAAGTCACTGAAACTTTGAAAGTTTCCTCAATGAACTCCCAAGATGTAACCTGGCATCTTCAGTTGCAGTTTGATTCGGATTACCAAATCTTTTGTGTAGAATTCTGAACAGTGCGGCTGTTTGATCTGTGTAACAAGAAGGTGGTATACCTATTTCGTTCAtccttttcaaaacattttcattgCTGTTTTGAAGAACAGAAGCAACGGAATggtattctatttttttttccaTCAAGGAATTGAAGAACGAAATTGCCTCTTTTAACCCACCAAACTGATAGTTGTTGATTAGccattttagggtttgtgtgtgttgggtTTTTGGTGTATTTTGGTGTATGATGAGAGCAATGTGAAAATAGTTTAGGGTTTCTGTTCTTATATAATCGATTGGTAGAGGAATTTGAATCAAATGTGTTAATAATAAAaatgattattttttattttttctttgaaTTGATTGTTCAATCATACAGTATTTTATATTAGGAATCCAAAATGTTTTTTAAGGCTTTTTAAGGCTTTTTGTCTAATCAATTTCTTGTCATTAAGCTATCAGTTTATTTTTTTGCTTTATCTACTATTCATATattgtatattattatttttttataacattTCGTTTTAGAagattataatatatcatttTTATGATTGTCCTTATTGTAATTATGTTTTTAATTtggtttttgtgttataaaaattgtaaaaaaaattcattgTGTTATAAATTATATTGCGTTATATGTTTGGAAATGAATAATTAGaaaaaacattgcgttttataataagTAGCATTTCAAAACATTGTAATAATTTAAATAGACAATGTTGAGTTATAGCATACTATTAAAATGTTGcgttttataaattttatatatattttataaatttttttcaaaataatgTTTAAATAATTTTAAAGGATACATATTGCGttttaaaataacaaacaaataagtGCATTTTAAATATATCATCAAAACATTGCTTTATATGAAAATATCCCAAAAGaaaaaacattgcgttttataataagTAGCATTTCTAAATCAAAGTAACTAGCAAGATCAAGAAAATAATGAGTTATATTAAAACCACGCTAAATGaaaaaacattgcgttttataataagtagcatttcaaaatcaaagtaaaccagCAAGAGCAAGCCTGTCTTTAATCCTATCTAAACTAGTGTCATAAGATTGTTTTTTAAGTTTCGCACTGAGGTCTCGAAACTTCTTTGAGTCCTCAATAACATAATCTCTTTGTTCGTTGATTTCGTGCAATAATATCTTCGCGATGAACTTTCTTCTTAAATCTTCAAGTTGTGCGGTCTGCTTGTTGACTGGTTTTTTGTTTTTACCCTTCTTGATAATTGCAGGTTCTTCGTATTCCACGTTAAACCCACAATCCCATTTTTCGATCGGTTCTCCATGATAACATTCCATATGACGCATAGTGAATATACCACAGTCAATGCCATTATATTGTGTCCTCCATTTCATCTGCATTCTAACAGGGGTTATTCCTTTTATATCATCTGCTTTTTCATGTCCAACAGATTTTAGGTAAGCTGCCAAAGCATTCCtctacagaaaaaaaaaaacaaaacaaaacgatTAGGTGGT encodes the following:
- the LOC110913434 gene encoding protein FAR1-RELATED SEQUENCE 5-like, which encodes MSSSDSADNISKWEERVYINSGRKFFKPKVSGSITPAVGMFFKSFDEAFAFYQRYALVADEDIHFLPAARSIDYVKESFISGLSAINIGPVKAFNIMKTMYGGFGEVGASKVDCKNYRRDLNLYIGEYDAEMADEQSKTNYIVFGDIFGFDATYKSNKYDLVFVRFTGIDNHFRNVTFGGALLGSETADSYRWLLRCFVNAFGSEPKVVVTDQDAAMNRAIKDVLSRSRHRLCMWHIWEKLKTKVGPVLSANTDFNTRMTHVVWNDTIIPEDFETEWHSIMSTFGLENHEWLKDMYDLRFDWIPAYYHGEDLAGLMRTTSRCESENYFFGQICNPRCTLVEFFTHFETAMDIQRHEGMIMIQGILSVQYSKQEDGLSINCSCKRFEQFGILCRHIFYVLRYDDKTEFPRRYVHRRWMRDVVSVGSNHSNIRFDEIGRNSEIDKVYREIVVANEYVVNRLVGDLDELCRYRDHIKSYIDKADEVMVASPPPSRKERFADIGGNLEKSDSMIRVPIKIRTKGCGVQKRIKSNREIAIQKSSKIQKSCRVCGGKGHNSRTCKDKVSSNAIGSSNAM